In one window of Frigoriglobus tundricola DNA:
- a CDS encoding c-type cytochrome, translating to MTAFRQMTSRTTFVIWALCAAGLSLTGGTGCRQKMADQPYYRPLEESDFFPDGRASRPLERGTVHRAQRLESDPIATGLTAEEWGRAYEYEIPAKPDAPVMVEALKVNDPEKIRRAIGAPRYDPKDPTKPKVYVDDFPFAITHADLKRGQERYTIYCAVCHGPLGNGEGKIWERGYLTPTSFHTRKVTPNQVDLKNPAEGLGISRGYKLWGHPIPMDQVPVGYIFEVVTKGYGGMPSYSAQIPAPDRWKIIAYIRVLQMSQNTDPAKLPPDVKKLLDAAGGPK from the coding sequence ATGACCGCCTTCCGCCAAATGACGTCCCGAACCACCTTCGTAATCTGGGCGCTGTGCGCCGCGGGCCTGAGCCTCACCGGCGGCACCGGGTGCCGCCAGAAGATGGCCGATCAGCCGTACTACCGGCCGCTCGAAGAGTCCGACTTCTTCCCGGACGGCCGGGCCAGTCGGCCGCTGGAGCGGGGCACCGTCCACCGCGCGCAGCGGCTCGAGAGCGATCCGATCGCGACCGGGCTGACCGCCGAAGAGTGGGGCCGGGCCTACGAGTACGAAATTCCGGCCAAGCCGGACGCGCCGGTCATGGTTGAGGCGCTCAAGGTGAACGACCCCGAGAAGATCCGCCGGGCGATCGGTGCCCCGCGGTACGACCCGAAGGACCCGACCAAGCCCAAGGTGTACGTCGACGACTTCCCCTTCGCGATCACGCACGCCGACCTGAAGCGCGGGCAGGAGCGCTACACCATTTACTGTGCCGTGTGCCACGGCCCGCTCGGCAACGGCGAGGGCAAGATCTGGGAGCGCGGCTACCTGACCCCGACCTCCTTCCACACCCGGAAGGTGACCCCGAACCAGGTCGATCTGAAGAACCCGGCCGAGGGGCTGGGCATCTCCCGCGGGTACAAGCTGTGGGGGCACCCGATCCCGATGGACCAGGTGCCGGTCGGGTACATCTTCGAGGTGGTGACGAAGGGCTACGGCGGGATGCCGAGTTACTCGGCCCAGATCCCGGCCCCGGACCGGTGGAAGATCATCGCTTACATTCGCGTGTTGCAGATGAGCCAGAACACGGACCCGGCCAAACTGCCGCCGGACGTCAAGAAGTTGCTCGACGCAGCGGGAGGCCCGAAGTGA
- the nrfD gene encoding NrfD/PsrC family molybdoenzyme membrane anchor subunit, protein MATASSTARSTELPLEPEMHPLVRSTYDQKPHGLVSVGDAIGNVVLDGKHPTGWWIGFLAGFAMLQILAMAVCWLFYMGVGIWGINVPVAWGFAIVNFVWWIGIGHAGTLISAVLLLLHQKWRTSINRFSEAMTIFAVMCAGLFPLLHMGRPWFFYWLYPFPNVAGVWPQFRSPLTWDVFAVTTYFTVSLVFWYLGLVPDLAALRDQAKKRWQQVVYGLLALGWRGSAIHWRRYEKVYLILGGISTPLVLSVHTVVSFDFAVSIVPLWHATIFPPFFVAGAIYSGFAMVVAIAIPVRKWYKLEDFFSDHHLDIMGKVMLATGFLVTYGYFSEAWMAWYGHTLYEWGTTMERMFGPYGWSYWCLIGFNCVFPLTFLWSKKIRRSPFWMELICISVLIGMWFERYVIVITLTREYIPAGWGHYAPTLWDYATMVGSLGLFLFLFFLFLRYLPMISITEMRELLPKKQGGGGGHSIMENAP, encoded by the coding sequence GTGGCGACCGCGTCCTCCACCGCTCGCTCCACCGAGCTGCCGCTCGAGCCGGAGATGCACCCGCTGGTGCGGAGCACTTACGACCAGAAGCCGCACGGCCTCGTGTCGGTCGGCGACGCCATCGGGAACGTCGTCCTCGACGGCAAGCACCCGACCGGCTGGTGGATCGGCTTTTTGGCCGGGTTCGCCATGCTCCAGATCTTGGCGATGGCGGTGTGCTGGCTGTTCTACATGGGCGTCGGCATCTGGGGCATCAACGTCCCGGTGGCCTGGGGCTTCGCGATCGTGAACTTCGTGTGGTGGATCGGCATCGGCCACGCCGGCACGCTGATCTCCGCCGTGCTGCTCCTGCTCCACCAGAAGTGGCGCACGAGCATCAACCGCTTCTCGGAAGCCATGACGATCTTCGCGGTCATGTGCGCGGGCCTGTTCCCGCTCCTGCACATGGGCCGGCCGTGGTTCTTCTACTGGCTGTACCCGTTCCCCAACGTCGCCGGCGTGTGGCCCCAGTTCCGCAGCCCGCTGACGTGGGACGTGTTCGCGGTCACCACGTACTTCACCGTGTCGCTCGTGTTCTGGTACCTGGGCCTGGTGCCCGACCTCGCCGCCCTCCGCGACCAGGCCAAGAAGCGGTGGCAGCAGGTCGTGTACGGCCTGCTCGCCCTCGGCTGGCGCGGGTCGGCGATCCACTGGCGGCGGTACGAGAAGGTGTATTTGATTCTCGGCGGCATCAGCACGCCGCTGGTGCTCTCGGTCCACACGGTCGTGTCCTTCGACTTCGCCGTGTCCATCGTGCCCCTGTGGCACGCGACCATCTTCCCGCCGTTCTTCGTGGCCGGGGCCATTTACTCCGGCTTCGCGATGGTGGTGGCGATCGCCATCCCGGTCCGCAAGTGGTACAAGCTCGAAGACTTCTTCAGCGACCACCACCTGGACATTATGGGCAAGGTGATGCTGGCGACCGGGTTCCTCGTCACCTACGGCTACTTCAGCGAGGCGTGGATGGCGTGGTACGGCCACACGCTCTACGAGTGGGGCACCACGATGGAGCGCATGTTCGGCCCCTACGGGTGGTCGTACTGGTGCCTGATCGGGTTCAACTGCGTGTTCCCCCTCACGTTCCTGTGGTCGAAGAAGATCCGCCGGAGCCCGTTCTGGATGGAGCTGATCTGCATCTCGGTGCTCATCGGGATGTGGTTCGAGCGGTACGTCATCGTGATCACGCTCACCCGCGAGTACATCCCGGCCGGCTGGGGCCACTACGCCCCGACCCTGTGGGACTACGCCACGATGGTCGGCTCGCTGGGGCTGTTCCTGTTCCTGTTCTTCCTGTTCCTCCGATACCTGCCGATGATCTCGATCACCGAGATGCGCGAACTGCTGCCGAAGAAGCAGGGCGGCGGCGGCGGTCACTCGATCATGGAGAACGCGCCGTGA
- a CDS encoding cytochrome c oxidase subunit 3: protein MSASTHSPVLKHHFEDLGQQHACERLGMWMFLATEILFFGGLFGAYTVYRLWYPHEFEFASSHLNRVFATVNTMFLITSSLTMTLAIRSAKLGDKGALVRNLLITAALATAFMVVKGFEYAEDFHEHLVPGPGFSADIGKEASDKGLDPGKVQLFLCFYYVMTGIHGIHIIIGIGCILWLVWEAWRGAIPPENYSTVEVVSLYWHLVDAIWLFLMPLLYLAGAGYGAHH, encoded by the coding sequence TTGTCGGCTAGCACCCACTCACCGGTGCTGAAGCACCACTTCGAAGACCTGGGTCAGCAGCACGCCTGCGAGCGGCTGGGAATGTGGATGTTCCTGGCCACGGAGATCCTGTTCTTCGGCGGGCTCTTCGGCGCCTACACCGTTTACCGGCTGTGGTACCCGCACGAGTTCGAGTTCGCCAGCTCGCACCTGAACCGGGTGTTCGCTACCGTCAACACGATGTTCCTCATCACCAGTAGTCTAACGATGACGCTGGCGATTCGGTCCGCCAAACTCGGCGACAAAGGCGCGCTGGTCCGCAACCTGCTCATCACCGCGGCGCTGGCGACCGCATTCATGGTGGTGAAGGGGTTCGAGTACGCCGAGGACTTCCACGAGCACCTGGTTCCCGGTCCGGGGTTCTCCGCCGACATCGGTAAAGAGGCATCGGACAAAGGGTTGGACCCCGGTAAGGTCCAACTGTTCCTGTGCTTCTACTACGTGATGACGGGCATCCACGGCATCCACATCATCATCGGGATCGGTTGCATCCTGTGGCTGGTGTGGGAGGCGTGGCGCGGCGCCATTCCGCCGGAGAACTACTCCACCGTCGAAGTGGTCAGCCTGTACTGGCACTTGGTGGACGCGATCTGGCTGTTCCTGATGCCGCTGCTGTACCTCGCCGGCGCCGGCTACGGCGCGCACCACTGA
- a CDS encoding cytochrome c oxidase subunit I, protein MSIAVTSHSGPAAAPPPEPPTPPVNYLNVSHTIWSWLFTVDHKRIGILYLVSISIFFVAGGAAAGIVRLNLLQPDGAIVSEDAYNRAFTAHGVLMLFFFLIPAVPAVFGNFFIPMMIGTKDLAFPKLNIASWYVFMIGAVCAVWAVLAGGIDTGWTLYPPYSTRASQSNVIPGVMGAFISGFSSIMTGLNIMVTVHKMRAPGMTWGRLPLFVWALYATSLIQLLATPVVAISLVLIMVERVAGIGIFDPTIGGDPVLFQHLFWFYSHPAVYIMILPGMGVISEVLTCFSRKNIFGYHAIAWSSVGIAVVGFLLWAHHMFVAGISFYAALLFSLLSMLVAVPSAIKVFNWVATLYRGSITYQAPMLFSLGFVVLFIVGGLTGLFLATLGTDIHLHDTYFVVAHFHFVMVGGMVMGYFAALHFWWPKMTGRMYSDWWSRMAAAIIIFGFFITFIPQFVMGYHGMPRRYPNYPAEFQFLNVMSTAGASILGIGYLMPAVYLTLSLFFGKRATANPWSATGLEWQCPSPPVVHNFEHMPLVVVCGPYEYALGVDQLGRGLPEPPGSQDDPAHRDGVTGPAGPMHKETEVVG, encoded by the coding sequence ATGAGCATCGCTGTCACCAGCCACAGCGGCCCCGCGGCCGCGCCGCCCCCCGAGCCGCCGACCCCGCCGGTGAACTACCTGAACGTGTCCCACACCATCTGGTCGTGGCTGTTCACGGTGGACCACAAGCGGATCGGGATACTGTACCTCGTCTCGATCTCGATCTTCTTCGTCGCGGGCGGGGCCGCGGCCGGGATCGTCCGGCTCAACCTGCTCCAGCCGGACGGCGCGATCGTCTCGGAGGACGCGTACAACCGCGCGTTCACCGCGCACGGCGTGCTGATGCTCTTCTTCTTCCTGATCCCCGCCGTGCCGGCGGTGTTCGGAAACTTCTTCATCCCGATGATGATCGGGACGAAGGACCTGGCGTTCCCCAAGCTCAACATCGCGAGCTGGTACGTGTTCATGATCGGCGCCGTCTGTGCCGTCTGGGCCGTGCTGGCCGGCGGCATCGACACGGGCTGGACGCTGTACCCGCCGTACAGCACGAGGGCCAGTCAGTCGAACGTCATCCCGGGCGTGATGGGGGCGTTCATCTCCGGGTTCAGCTCGATCATGACCGGGCTGAACATCATGGTGACCGTCCACAAGATGCGCGCCCCCGGCATGACCTGGGGCCGGCTGCCGCTGTTCGTCTGGGCGCTGTACGCGACCAGCCTGATCCAGTTGCTCGCCACGCCGGTGGTGGCGATCTCGCTGGTCCTGATCATGGTCGAGCGGGTCGCGGGGATCGGCATCTTCGACCCGACGATCGGCGGCGACCCGGTCCTGTTCCAGCACCTGTTCTGGTTCTACTCGCACCCGGCCGTGTACATCATGATCCTGCCCGGGATGGGCGTGATCAGCGAGGTGCTGACCTGCTTCAGCCGCAAGAACATCTTCGGCTACCACGCGATCGCGTGGTCGAGCGTGGGCATCGCGGTGGTGGGCTTCCTGCTGTGGGCGCACCACATGTTCGTCGCCGGCATCAGCTTCTACGCGGCGCTGCTGTTCAGCCTGCTCAGCATGCTCGTGGCCGTGCCCAGCGCCATCAAGGTGTTCAACTGGGTGGCCACCCTGTACCGCGGGTCGATCACGTACCAGGCGCCGATGCTGTTCTCGCTCGGCTTCGTGGTCCTGTTCATCGTCGGCGGGCTCACCGGCCTGTTCCTGGCGACCCTGGGCACGGACATCCACCTGCACGACACGTACTTCGTCGTCGCCCACTTCCACTTCGTGATGGTGGGCGGGATGGTGATGGGGTACTTCGCGGCGCTGCACTTCTGGTGGCCGAAGATGACCGGCCGGATGTACTCCGACTGGTGGAGCCGGATGGCGGCCGCCATCATCATCTTCGGGTTCTTCATCACGTTCATCCCGCAGTTCGTGATGGGCTACCACGGGATGCCGCGGCGGTACCCGAACTACCCGGCCGAGTTCCAGTTCCTCAACGTGATGTCCACCGCGGGGGCGAGCATCCTCGGCATCGGCTACCTGATGCCGGCGGTGTACCTGACCCTGTCGCTGTTCTTCGGCAAGAGGGCCACGGCCAACCCGTGGAGCGCGACGGGCCTGGAGTGGCAGTGCCCCAGCCCGCCGGTGGTCCACAACTTCGAGCACATGCCGCTCGTGGTCGTGTGCGGACCGTACGAGTACGCCCTCGGGGTCGATCAGCTCGGCCGCGGTTTGCCCGAGCCCCCGGGCAGCCAGGACGACCCGGCCCACCGCGACGGCGTCACCGGCCCCGCTGGCCCCATGCACAAGGAGACCGAAGTTGTCGGCTAG
- a CDS encoding COX15/CtaA family protein, with translation MTDPLPRPVPRWLHVWAVLAVAATLVLLAIGQLVTSFGAGMADRVWPTEPWYVFETATDTEKARFKEEFGFFIEHSHRIAAWAVGGLVIVLAVGLLWTEPRKVVLWAALFGLLVLVAGYGEFHRGLMAQKDTPPREVRLPAGPLGTVLAGAALMLGAAVSGLFAGARGAGARVLGAFALIAVMIQGLLGGFRVKLNELVGTDLAAFHGVFAQVVFGLLVTIAVLTVRPTVYTGPAARRLRLWASGLAHLVLLQVVFGALVRHYPLPLSQRLHFLTAFAATAVAVLVLRAVFYDPAARRRAGAFAWALTALLVAQLYLGVEAWMAKFGQYVPPEMVKVTAEGGAIRTLHALVGSGVWAVSLAMAVRLRPVAAPANTLEPNAVWQPEAVSHTTALTPVRGDA, from the coding sequence ATGACCGATCCGCTCCCGCGTCCGGTTCCGCGCTGGCTACACGTCTGGGCCGTCCTCGCGGTCGCGGCCACCCTCGTGCTGCTTGCCATCGGCCAACTGGTGACCAGCTTCGGCGCGGGCATGGCCGACCGCGTGTGGCCGACCGAACCGTGGTACGTGTTCGAGACCGCGACCGACACCGAGAAGGCTCGGTTCAAAGAGGAGTTCGGCTTTTTCATCGAACACTCGCACCGCATTGCGGCGTGGGCGGTGGGGGGGCTCGTGATCGTCCTGGCCGTGGGCCTTTTGTGGACGGAACCGCGGAAAGTGGTACTGTGGGCGGCACTCTTCGGGCTGCTGGTACTGGTCGCCGGGTACGGCGAGTTCCACCGCGGGCTGATGGCTCAAAAGGACACGCCGCCGCGCGAGGTGCGGCTGCCGGCCGGGCCACTGGGGACCGTACTCGCGGGTGCGGCCCTGATGCTCGGCGCAGCGGTCAGCGGACTGTTTGCGGGCGCCCGAGGCGCCGGCGCTCGGGTGCTCGGCGCGTTCGCGCTCATCGCGGTGATGATTCAAGGGCTGCTCGGCGGCTTCCGTGTGAAGCTGAACGAGTTGGTGGGAACCGATCTCGCGGCGTTCCACGGCGTGTTCGCGCAGGTGGTGTTCGGGCTGCTCGTCACGATCGCGGTGCTGACCGTCCGGCCCACGGTTTACACCGGCCCGGCCGCACGCCGCTTGCGATTGTGGGCGTCGGGGCTCGCGCACCTCGTGCTGCTCCAGGTCGTGTTCGGGGCACTGGTCCGGCACTACCCGCTGCCGCTCTCGCAGCGGTTGCACTTCCTCACCGCGTTCGCCGCCACGGCGGTCGCGGTGCTGGTGCTGCGGGCGGTGTTCTACGATCCGGCCGCGCGCCGGCGTGCGGGTGCCTTTGCGTGGGCCTTGACGGCGCTGCTCGTCGCTCAACTGTACCTCGGCGTCGAAGCGTGGATGGCGAAGTTCGGCCAGTACGTCCCGCCGGAAATGGTCAAGGTGACGGCCGAGGGCGGGGCCATACGGACGCTGCACGCGCTGGTGGGGAGCGGCGTGTGGGCCGTGTCGCTCGCGATGGCGGTTCGCCTCCGGCCGGTCGCCGCGCCCGCCAATACATTGGAACCCAATGCCGTGTGGCAACCGGAAGCGGTTTCGCACACCACCGCCCTCACACCGGTCCGCGGAGACGCGTAA
- the coxB gene encoding cytochrome c oxidase subunit II, whose product MTTMNMLPLIPEMASDGARHFEALFWYITLTSSAVGIGVYIALLYFCVRYRRGQTTGSTPRILGSVRLELTWTLVPMFVFLTYYAWGAMVYNKAVHPPEDATEIFVIGKQWMWKAQYPNGQRVIIGGNPRNMSESERQSIGKLVLPMNRPVKLTFISEDVIHDFGVPAFRSKIDVIPGRYSQVWYQPTKLGEYHVYCDQYCGTWHSLMVGKIKVVEGKEFDEFLSGYAPLQGTQNAVDGSLAHEGRQLFLKLQCINCHSATPTGKAPVLEGLYGSRVPLKGGGAEIADDAYIIESIRRPRLKVVDGWEAIMPAYDETQVSAEELNAVVAYIRSLRKGTTPDRTERFPAPNGAPTERQQSPQPSGGK is encoded by the coding sequence ATGACGACGATGAACATGTTACCGCTGATCCCCGAGATGGCGTCCGACGGCGCGCGGCACTTCGAGGCGTTGTTCTGGTACATCACGCTCACCTCGAGCGCCGTGGGGATCGGGGTCTACATCGCGCTCTTGTACTTCTGCGTCCGGTACCGCCGCGGCCAGACGACCGGGTCCACCCCGCGCATCCTGGGCTCGGTCCGCCTGGAACTGACCTGGACCCTGGTGCCGATGTTCGTGTTCCTCACCTACTACGCGTGGGGCGCGATGGTCTACAACAAGGCCGTCCACCCGCCCGAGGACGCGACCGAGATCTTCGTCATCGGCAAGCAGTGGATGTGGAAGGCGCAGTACCCCAACGGCCAGCGGGTGATCATCGGCGGCAACCCGCGGAACATGAGCGAGTCCGAGCGGCAGTCGATCGGGAAGCTGGTGCTGCCGATGAACCGCCCGGTCAAGCTGACCTTCATCTCCGAGGACGTGATCCACGACTTCGGCGTGCCCGCGTTCCGGTCCAAGATCGACGTGATCCCCGGCCGGTACTCGCAGGTGTGGTACCAGCCGACCAAGCTGGGCGAGTACCACGTGTACTGCGACCAGTACTGCGGCACGTGGCACTCGCTCATGGTCGGCAAGATCAAGGTGGTCGAGGGCAAGGAGTTCGACGAGTTCCTGAGCGGGTACGCGCCGCTGCAGGGGACGCAGAACGCGGTGGACGGCTCGCTCGCCCACGAGGGGCGGCAGCTGTTCCTCAAGCTCCAGTGCATCAACTGCCACAGCGCGACCCCGACGGGCAAGGCGCCCGTGCTCGAGGGGCTGTACGGCAGCCGCGTCCCGCTCAAGGGCGGCGGGGCCGAGATCGCGGACGACGCGTACATCATCGAATCGATCCGCCGCCCGCGCCTCAAGGTCGTGGACGGGTGGGAGGCGATCATGCCGGCCTACGACGAGACCCAGGTTTCGGCGGAAGAGTTGAACGCGGTTGTGGCTTACATTCGTAGCCTGCGGAAGGGCACCACGCCCGACCGCACCGAGCGGTTCCCCGCACCCAACGGGGCGCCGACCGAGCGCCAGCAGTCGCCGCAGCCGTCGGGAGGGAAATAA
- a CDS encoding SCO family protein → MTARTRSVLFGTAPLVALALVVAAPLPARAGNDGVVPQHERPKPKEYRPEAGITEQIGATVPLDVQLRDENDQPVTLGDAMAGRPTILVPVYYRCPMLCTKVLNGLLDALRAMPNDFSVGDRFNVVTVSMDPKEHGDLARPKKKAYLDEYGRPGAEAGWRFLTGKKENLAALLDAVGYKFEFDKMLKEYNHPSGIILLSPQGKVTRYFYGIGYDGDYELAGEPVPGANGKLTRPTTTLRLSLIEAAEGKGGSLLDKLTLLCYRYDQLHQGYSLNVLRAVQLGGIITLLAVGTGVFLAFRRDWRKPKAPAADGTRPNDALPSGGTA, encoded by the coding sequence GTGACCGCTCGCACGCGCAGCGTTCTGTTCGGGACCGCTCCACTCGTCGCACTCGCGCTCGTGGTGGCGGCGCCGCTCCCGGCGCGGGCCGGTAACGACGGGGTCGTGCCGCAGCACGAGCGCCCGAAGCCGAAGGAGTACCGCCCGGAAGCCGGGATCACGGAGCAGATCGGCGCGACGGTGCCGCTCGACGTGCAGCTCCGCGACGAGAACGACCAGCCGGTCACGCTCGGCGACGCGATGGCCGGCCGGCCGACGATCCTGGTGCCGGTCTACTACCGGTGCCCGATGCTCTGCACGAAGGTGCTGAACGGGCTGCTCGACGCGCTCCGGGCGATGCCGAACGACTTCTCCGTCGGCGACCGGTTCAACGTGGTCACCGTGAGCATGGACCCGAAGGAGCACGGCGACCTGGCGCGGCCGAAGAAGAAGGCGTACCTGGACGAATACGGCCGCCCCGGCGCCGAAGCCGGCTGGCGGTTCCTGACGGGCAAGAAAGAGAACCTCGCGGCCCTGCTCGACGCCGTCGGGTACAAGTTCGAGTTCGACAAGATGCTCAAGGAGTACAACCACCCGAGCGGCATCATCCTGCTGTCGCCCCAGGGCAAGGTGACCCGGTACTTCTACGGCATCGGTTACGACGGCGACTACGAACTGGCCGGTGAACCGGTGCCGGGCGCCAACGGGAAGCTGACCCGGCCCACCACCACGCTCCGCCTCTCGCTGATCGAGGCCGCGGAGGGGAAGGGCGGGTCGCTGTTGGACAAGCTGACGCTGCTCTGCTACCGCTACGATCAGCTGCACCAGGGCTACTCGCTGAACGTGCTTCGGGCGGTGCAGCTCGGCGGAATCATCACACTCCTCGCGGTCGGCACGGGGGTGTTCCTGGCCTTCCGCCGGGACTGGCGCAAGCCGAAGGCGCCCGCGGCCGACGGCACGCGCCCGAACGACGCACTGCCTTCGGGGGGGACCGCATGA
- a CDS encoding cytochrome C oxidase subunit IV family protein produces the protein MADHSPAPGATTDDPHGVRKELDSPGQLLVVFAAVIGLALVNIFGSGAIGPTKFTLVFQLAIGSVQAWLVAYYFMHLKQADKVVTLTALSSLFWMGILFVLFLSDYMTRHLLIG, from the coding sequence ATGGCCGACCACAGCCCCGCCCCCGGCGCGACCACCGACGACCCGCACGGCGTTCGCAAGGAACTGGACTCGCCGGGCCAGTTACTGGTGGTGTTCGCCGCCGTCATTGGTTTGGCGCTGGTCAACATTTTCGGCTCCGGGGCCATCGGGCCGACGAAGTTTACCCTCGTCTTTCAACTCGCCATCGGGTCCGTGCAGGCGTGGCTCGTGGCGTACTACTTCATGCACCTCAAGCAGGCCGACAAGGTGGTGACCCTCACCGCGCTGTCGTCGCTGTTCTGGATGGGCATCCTGTTCGTGCTGTTCCTGTCGGATTACATGACGCGGCACCTCCTCATCGGCTGA
- a CDS encoding c-type cytochrome, producing the protein MRLSFAGCGWRVAAVAALLAIAPGCGGCGQQIEYPPSFTFPARADRVVLKLPDKPAPAINTAGKRDDEIAGLDALGGRTVDPTTVPADARAGLEAFLKDTFGTPAEPVDVPGQLKLAKMYVAEGAKLFKRHCVDCHNITGDGRGAKSGQFVVPFPRDYRQGVFKFSTSGDATKPRRADLLRTLNDGLKGTAMPSFALLQEGERDLLAGYVIYLSVRGQVEFESLRALIEGQPNDPGARLRNAIREWEKAEAAPPLAAEPNDGEPESPAYQEAVRRGHTLFIARTEDACVTCHADYGRKPVLRYDVWGTVAKPAVLTEPLLKGGNRAEDVYARIRYGIPSVGMPAHAPPKYTERDVWDLVRFVTAAPYRVKLPPDVRAVVYPNP; encoded by the coding sequence ATGCGGCTTTCGTTCGCCGGGTGCGGGTGGCGGGTCGCGGCGGTCGCCGCCCTGCTCGCGATCGCACCCGGCTGCGGCGGCTGCGGCCAACAGATCGAGTACCCGCCGAGCTTCACGTTTCCGGCCCGCGCCGATCGCGTGGTCCTCAAACTCCCCGACAAGCCCGCCCCGGCGATCAACACCGCCGGCAAGCGCGACGACGAGATCGCCGGCCTCGACGCCCTCGGGGGCCGCACGGTCGATCCCACAACCGTTCCCGCCGACGCTCGGGCCGGTTTGGAGGCGTTTTTGAAGGACACGTTCGGCACCCCCGCGGAGCCGGTCGATGTCCCGGGCCAGTTGAAGCTCGCGAAGATGTACGTTGCGGAAGGGGCGAAGCTCTTCAAACGGCACTGCGTCGATTGCCACAACATCACCGGAGACGGCCGCGGCGCGAAATCGGGGCAGTTCGTCGTTCCGTTTCCGCGTGACTACCGACAGGGCGTGTTCAAGTTCAGCACGTCGGGCGACGCCACCAAGCCCCGCCGGGCCGATCTGCTCCGCACGCTCAACGACGGCCTCAAGGGCACCGCGATGCCCTCGTTCGCGCTACTTCAAGAGGGCGAGCGCGACCTCCTCGCCGGGTACGTCATCTACCTGTCGGTCCGCGGGCAGGTGGAGTTCGAGTCGCTCCGGGCGCTCATCGAAGGTCAACCGAACGACCCCGGCGCCCGGCTCCGGAATGCGATCCGTGAATGGGAGAAGGCGGAGGCCGCTCCCCCACTTGCTGCCGAGCCGAACGACGGCGAACCGGAATCGCCCGCGTACCAAGAGGCCGTGCGGCGGGGCCACACGCTGTTCATTGCCAGGACCGAAGACGCGTGCGTGACGTGCCACGCCGACTACGGTCGCAAGCCGGTGCTGCGGTACGACGTGTGGGGGACGGTGGCGAAGCCGGCGGTCCTTACGGAACCGCTCCTCAAAGGCGGGAACCGGGCCGAAGACGTGTACGCCCGCATCCGGTACGGCATCCCGTCGGTCGGCATGCCGGCGCACGCCCCGCCGAAGTATACCGAGCGCGACGTGTGGGACCTGGTGCGGTTCGTGACGGCCGCCCCGTACCGCGTGAAGCTCCCGCCCGACGTGCGGGCCGTGGTGTACCCGAATCCGTAG
- a CDS encoding DUF3341 domain-containing protein: MSTTVTPGHAPGHTDHAHADPTVPVAHGLLAEFETGDAMAHAIEKAVAAGYTHLDGFSPYPVGEAADALKFPKSEMGPVMFIGGLTGACSGFIMQYWANTWGYSLNIGGRPYFSWPSFVPITFEMMVLTTALSGFFGLLAICGLPRYNYPLFNSKTFDRATRDRFFVCIEATDPKYDAAATRAFLNDLHPLSVEEVME; encoded by the coding sequence GTGAGTACGACCGTCACCCCCGGCCACGCGCCGGGCCACACCGACCACGCGCACGCGGACCCGACCGTGCCGGTCGCCCACGGCCTCCTGGCCGAGTTCGAGACCGGCGACGCGATGGCGCACGCGATCGAAAAGGCCGTCGCCGCCGGCTACACCCACCTGGACGGGTTCAGCCCGTACCCGGTGGGCGAGGCGGCCGACGCGCTGAAGTTCCCGAAGTCCGAGATGGGGCCGGTGATGTTCATCGGCGGCCTCACCGGCGCGTGCTCCGGGTTCATCATGCAGTACTGGGCGAACACCTGGGGCTACTCGCTGAACATCGGCGGGCGCCCGTACTTCAGCTGGCCGTCGTTCGTGCCCATCACGTTCGAGATGATGGTGCTCACGACGGCGCTCAGCGGGTTCTTCGGCCTGTTAGCGATCTGCGGGCTGCCGCGGTACAACTACCCGCTCTTCAACTCGAAGACGTTCGACCGCGCGACCCGGGACCGGTTCTTCGTGTGCATCGAAGCGACCGACCCGAAGTACGACGCGGCCGCCACGCGGGCCTTCCTGAACGACCTCCATCCCCTGTCGGTCGAGGAGGTGATGGAATGA